A region from the Misgurnus anguillicaudatus chromosome 7, ASM2758022v2, whole genome shotgun sequence genome encodes:
- the LOC129438043 gene encoding uncharacterized protein, protein MWSFEPDNATSKVSTKSTHREEIGDATVRPRRSTHLPNYLKDYDVDYVPEQRTAHIPPDHSNEGEQLIGATGGMPLPQKGHVTSNLSEKHSSLLFTPSNLVHSSKRLPSNNEDRTSTLPQSVSHSIKSTATRDQRDPRYDQDTPVKHSKEQLHVQHQNDRIDEIIDELQRMKVHFKPPPSISSSPDRTSIDSRGKHADEYRHHPRHHYRRDHSPEFKPERPFIPYRPLSPPNQENFYRGPTPTIPYFVKEDPREFARLKIALDNLLPTDATERFKFQILMDHLKLEEALLIADSYSNSTHPYSYTMQALTELYGQPHQLALQRIAGLMDGPSIRSGDTRAFRLFALKVRALVGMLDQLGRHGYTELTCGSHVSRLLAKLPHDLRANFKRYVNPLKTPIPTLLDLAEWLEYEVRVQEDGTQFDIDLSRDRQGPHRDRQGPHREQQRGPKLTHKSTAIFHGSEQRQPPKADRSCYNAAEEGKPFERPKKFCPFCNTTQHYLNQCSNFKLLTKEQIETWIKSNQRCWKCGRDHPMAQCSLKAKCKKCQRRHLEVLHDVNTGKSSDVTKPFGEIMHSTSTSAETLYVDRPTGSSKVLLKMCRVILRNGDMSLDTYALLDDGSERTILLNEAAQYLNLHGNAEELSLRTVRQDIRIIQGFSVCFTVSPVTQPTRNFDIKRAFTAKELGLAPHTYPVKTLQKKYCHLRDLPLQPIEHARPLLLIGSDYPQLITPVEPVRLGPPGGPAAVKTRLGWTLQGPSKFLEHSLNTQQCLFTSISSMPNDLFSHVEKLWQMDTIPYRNEKLVTRSKQDTQAISMLEKKTIRVEVNGVKRYATPLLWKSSLPPLAAPKESVLPLLRGTEKRLSQDSEKAQAYKSEISKLSEAGYVKKIPQSTAEETQGWYIPHHMVHHNEKNRIVFNCSFSYKGLSLNERLLPGPVLGATLLGVLLRFREHTVAFSSDIKGMFHQVHLLPEDQTFLRFLWRDLNLSNPPDIYQWSVLPFGTTCSPCCATFALQKHVADHSQPNSDLRTAIERCFYVDNWLQSIPSLETARTIVDEMKHLLADGGFELRQWASNTPQLINHLPQEIRSESCDLWFSSDRADPQERTLGLRWQCRSDTLGYKHNHKQKAEPTMRNIYRILSSQYDPLGFILPFTTRAKIIVQRLWDKRREWDDPDIPADLRHEWITWENELSQLSSVTLPRCYTTKVDPLVSSRSVHIFSDASERAYGSVAYLRSEDEKGQIEVAFLAARSRVAPKKQQTIPRLELCAALTGAQLSAVLKSELTLEISSFKFWTDSTTVLNWLQSDSCHFKVFVGTRVAEIQELTDSKAWSYVNSKDNPADDITRGLSLVEIADQNRWSKGPAFLWEHPTSWPKLPKLDPTDNSEELRKPTSCHLLTTHAEQHLIDVTQFNSFQEIVEAVTQSLNGAANATNTVTADTFRKAELEVFKTSQMESFPNEYIQLQKGTAISPNSRLIALNPEFDCDTQLIRVGGRLRRCEQLSPDILHPIVLDPTHSVTKLLIKQYDEQLHHPGTERVFAEIRRRFWILRGRQAIRSVQHHCAECRKWRGKPDVPKMADLPPSSLRLFKPAFHSTGMDCFGPFTIKIGRRNEKRWGIIYKCLTTKAVYLDLLSHADSDSFLMSLRRFISRRGKPYELYSDRGTNFRGGDSELKEAFKNLNPHLQQELAKQQIDFHYNPPNAPHFGGSWEREIRSVKTALYTIIGAQTVTEEVLMTVLIEIEGILNSKPLGYVSSDIADPDPITPNSLLMGRMDSTLPQVIYPETELLSRKRWRHSQVLADQFWNRFLRNYLPGLQSRQKWQQERENLAVGTVVMIVDPQSPRALWPVGTVKSVKVGDDNKVRSAEIQVKDKTYIRPVVRLIKLPSFPE, encoded by the coding sequence ATGtggtccttcgagccggataATGCAACTTCTAAAGTATCAACAAAGTCAACACATAGAGAGGAGATTGGTGATGCAACAGTACGTCCCCGTCGCAGTACACATCTACCAAATTACCTTAAAGACTATGACGTTGATTATGTGCCAGAGCAAAGAACTGCACACATACCACCAGACCACTCCAACGAGGGAGAACAATTAATTGGTGCCACAGGAGGTATGCCGCTGCCTCAGAAAGGACATGTCACTTCAAATCTCTCTGAAAAGCACTCATCATTGCTATTTACACCATCAAATCTAGTTCATTCATCAAAACGGCTACCAAGTAACAATGAGGATCGAACCTCTACCTTACCACAGTCAGTATCACATAGTATCAAATCAACGGCCACAAGAGATCAAAGGGATCCACGTTATGACCAAGATACACCAGTGAAACACAGTAAGGAGCAGTTACATGTTCAACATCAGAATGACAGGATTGATGAGATTATTGATGAGCTTCAGAGAATGAAGGTCCATTTCAAACCTCCCCCTTCCATATCATCATCACCAGATCGTACATCCATCGATTCTAGGGGTAAACATGCTGATGAATACCGCCATCATCCAAGGCATCATTACAGACGTGATCACAGCCCTGAATTCAAACCAGAGAGACCATTTATACCTTACCGCCCTCTGTCTCCACCTAACCAAGAGAACTTTTACCGTGGTCCAACACCTACTATTCCTTATTTCGTAAAGGAAGATCCACGTGAGTTTGCAAGATTAAAAATTGCCCTTGACAATCTTTTGCCAACTGATGCTACAGAGCGTTTCAAGTTTCAGATACTGATGGATCATCTGAAGCTGGAAGAAGCATTACTAATTGCTGATTCTTATAGTAATAGCACCCATCCATACAGCTACACAATGCAAGCTCTCACAGAACTATATGGGCAGCCTCATCAACTCGCGCTTCAGCGCATCGCTGGACTGATGGATGGTCCAAGCATAAGAAGTGGTGATACCAGAGCATTTAGACTTTTTGCACTGAAAGTTCGTGCATTAGTTGGAATGTTAGACCAGTTAGGAAGACATGGCTATACCGAATTGACTTGTGGGTCTCACGTTTCCAGGCTCTTGGCTAAATTGCCTCACGACCTCAGAGCAAACTTTAAAAGGTATGTGAATCCTCTAAAAACCCCAATACCCACATTACTAGACCTAGCAGAGTGGCTGGAGTATGAGGTAAGGGTACAAGAAGATGGTACTCAGTTTGACATTGACCTAAGCAGAGATAGACAGGGTCCCCACAGAGATAGACAGGGTCCCCACAGAGAACAACAGAGAGGACCTAAACTCACTCACAAGTCCACAGCTATTTTCCATGGAAGTGAGCAAAGACAACCCCCCAAAGCTGACCGCTCTTGCTATAATGCAGCCGAGGAAGGAAAACCTTTTGAGAGACCAAAGAAGTTCTGCCCATTTTGTAACACAACACAACATTATCTGAATCAGTGCTCAAACTTTAAGTTGTTGACCAAAGAACAGATTGAGACATGGATTAAGTCCAATCAGAGATGTTGGAAATGTGGGCGTGATCATCCTATGGCTCAGTGCTCTCTAAAGGCTAAATGCAAAAAGTGTCAAAGGAGACACTTAGAAGTCCTTCATGATGTCAATACTGGAAAGAGTAGTGATGTTACAAAACCATTTGGAGAGATTATGCATTCTACCAGTACATCAGCAGAAACTTTGTATGTGGATCGACCTACAGGTAGCAGTAAAGTGCTGCTAAAAATGTGCAGAGTTATCTTACGAAATGGTGACATGTCTTTGGACACATACGCTCTTCTGGATGACGGTTCAGAACGCACCATACTTCTCAATGAAGCAGCTCAGTATCTCAACCTTCATGGTAATGCTGAAGAACTGTCTCTTCGCACAGTACGTCAGGACATACGCATTATCCAAGGCTTTTCAGTCTGCTTTACAGTATCTCCTGTCACACAACCAACCCGAAACTTTGACATCAAAAGGGCATTCACAGCTAAGGAGCTTGGGCTGGCACCACATACATATCCAGTCAAAACCCTCCAAAAGAAATATTGTCATCTCAGGGATTTGCCTTTGCAGCCAATTGAACATGCACGACCACTACTCCTTATCGGGTCAGATTACCCACAGCTAATAACTCCAGTTGAACCTGTTCGCTTGGGTCCTCCCGGCGGTCCAGCAGCTGTGAAGACTCGTTTGGGATGGACATTGCAAGGTCCATCAAAGTTTCTTGAACACAGTCTGAACACACAACAATGCCTTTTCACATCCATAAGTTCTATGCCTAATGATCTTTTCAGTCATGTAGAGAAGTTATGGCAGATGGATACCATTCCATACAGAAATGAAAAGCTTGTAACACGATCGAAGCAAGATACCCAAGCTATAAGTATGCTGGAGAAGAAAACCATCAGAGTTGAAGTAAATGGAGTCAAAAGATATGCTACCCCActcttgtggaaaagcagtcttcCACCTTTAGCTGCTCCTAAGGAATCAGTACTGCCTCTACTTCGGGGGACTGAGAAACGACTGTCACAGGACTCTGAAAAGGCACAAGCATACAAGTCTGAAATAAGCAAACTGTCAGAAGCTGGCTATGTAAAGAAAATTCCCCAATCCACAGCTGAAGAAACACAAGGGTGGTACATTCCTCACCATATGGTCCACCATAACGAGAAGAACAGGATCGTGTTTAACTGCTCCTTTAGTTATAAGGGCCTGAGCTTAAATGAACGCCTTCTCCCTGGACCTGTGTTAGGTGCAACACTGCTTGGAGTGCTTCTACGTTTCAGAGAGCATACTGTGGCCTTCAGCAGTGATATCAAGGGAATGTTTCATCAAGTACATCTCCTGCCAGAAGACCAAACATTCTTGAGGTTTCTGTGGCGAGACTTGAATCTAAGCAACCCACCTGATATCTATCAGTGGTCAGTTCTGCCTTTTGGCACTACATGTAGCCCATGCTGCGCAACATTCGCTCTACAGAAACATGTAGCAGACCACAGCCAACCTAACAGTGATTTACGTACAGCAATTGAGCGTTGCTTTTATGTGGATAACTGGTTACAAAGTATTCCATCTCTTGAAACTGCCAGAACAATAGTGGATGAAATGAAACATCTTCTTGCTGATGGTGGATTTGAACTGCGTCAATGGGCTAGCAACACTCCACAACTGATAAATCACCTGCCTCAGGAGATCAGATCAGAAAGCTGTGATCTGTGGTTTAGCTCAGACAGAGCAGACCCTCAAGAGCGCACATTAGGACTAAGGTGGCAATGCAGATCTGACACGCTTGGCTACAAACACAATCATAAACAGAAAGCAGAACCCACTATGCGAAACATTTATCGCATTCTTTCTAGCCAGTATGATCCACTAGGATTCATCCTACCCTTCACTACACGAGCTAAGATCATAGTTCAAAGGCTCTGGGACAAAAGGAGAGAATGGGATGACCCTGATATACCTGCAGACCTCAGACATGAATGGATCACATGGGAAAATGAGCTCTCACAGCTTTCTTCTGTCACATTACCCAGGTGCTACACTACAAAGGTAGATCCACTAGTTAGCTCAAGAAGTGTCCACATCTTCAGTGATGCCTCGGAGCGAGCATATGGCTCTGTTGCCTATCTTCGCAGTGAAGATGAGAAAGGACAAATAGAGGTGGCATTTTTGGCAGCTAGATCCAGAGTAGCTCCAAAAAAGCAGCAAACAATACCAAGGCTTGAACTCTGTGCTGCTCTAACTGGAGCTCAACTCTCAGCAGTTCTTAAAAGTGAGCTTACCCTTGAAATTAGCAGTTTCAAATTCTGGACTGACTCTACAACGGTTCTAAACTGGCTTCAGTCAGACTCATGCCACTTCAAAGTATTTGTGGGGACCAGAGTTGCAGAGATCCAGGAACTCACAGACTCAAAGGCATGGTCTTATGTAAACTCTAAAGATAATCCTGCTGATGATATTACCCGTGGCCTGTCATTGGTTGAGATTGCTGACCAAAATCGTTGGTCTAAAGGCCCAGCATTTCTTTGGGAACATCCGACATCTTGGCCCAAGTTACCCAAATTGGATCCAACTGATAATTCAGAAGAGCTACGAAAGCCAACATCATGCCACCTACTGACAACTCATGCTGAACAGCATCTAATTGATGTCACACAATTCAACAGCTTTCAAGAAATCGTAGAAGCTGTTACACAATCCCTTAACGGGGCGGCCAACGCTACTAACACTGTCACAGCTGATACATTCAGGAAAGCTGAACTAGAAGTGTTTAAAACATCACAGATGGAAAGTTTTCCTAATGAGTACATTCAGTTGCAAAAGGGGACTGCCATCTCACCAAACAGTAGATTAATAGCATTAAATCCTGAGTTTGATTGTGATACACAATTAATTAGAGTAGGGGGACGACTTAGAAGATGTGAACAGCTGAGCCCTGACATTCTTCATCCAATTGTTCTAGACCCAACTCATTCAGTAACCAAGCTATTGATTAAACAGTATGATGAACAGCTACATCACCCTGGTACAGAACGTGTTTTTGCTGAAATCAGAAGGCGTTTCTGGATTCTGAGAGGGCGGCAAGCCATTCGTTCAGTTCAACATCACTGTGCAGAGTGCCGCAAATGGCGTGGTAAACCAGATGTTCCAAAAATGGCAGACTTACCACCTTCCAGTTTAAGGCTCTTTAAACCTGCATTCCACTCTACAGGCATGGACTGTTTCGGCCCATTTACCATTAAAATTGGGCGAAGGAATGAGAAACGTTGGGGTATAATTTACAAGTGTCTAACCACCAAAGCAGTATACCTCGACCTTCTGTCTCATGCTGACTCTGATTCTTTCCtcatgtctctacgacgtttCATCTCTCGAAGAGGAAAACCCTACGAGCTGTACTCTGATCGAGGAACTAATTTTAGAGGTGGTGACAGTGAACTTAAAGAAGCTTTCAAAAATCTCAATCCCCACTTACAACAAGAACTTGCCAAGCAGCAGATAGATTTCCACTACAATCCACCTAACGCCCCTCATTTTGGTGGATCCTGGGAGAGGGAAATCCGATCCGTTAAGACTGCCCTGTATACTATCATTGGGGCTCAAACAGTTACAGAAGAAGTGCTCATGACTGTCTTAATTGAGATTGAAGGAATTCTAAATTCTAAACCCTTGGGGTATGTATCTTCTGACATAGCTGATCCAGATCCAATAACGCCAAACTCTCTCCTGATGGGACGAATGGATTCCACTTTGCCACAAGTTATTTATCCTGAAACTGAATTGCTTAGTCGCAAAAGATGGAGGCACAGCCAAGTACTGGCAGACCAGTTCTGGAACCGTTTTCTACGTAACTACTTGCCTGGACTGCAGTCTCGACAAAAATGGCAACAGGAAAGGGAAAACCTGGCAGTCGGAACAGTTGTTATGATCGTTGATCCACAATCCCCAAGAGCCCTGTGGCCTGTTGGAACTGTTAAATCAGTTAAAGTTGGAGATGATAATAAGGTCAGATCAGCAGAAATCCAAGTCAAAGACAAAACTTACATCAGGCCTGTTGTCCGACTTATTAAGCTCCCATCATTTCCAGAATAA